A segment of the Aureimonas sp. SA4125 genome:
GCGCCGCAGTGTCGATAGCCCAACGCCAAGGTCCTCCGCGATCTCGCGCTGCGTCCGGCCGCTCGTCTCAACCAGACGGACGGCTTCCTCCTCGAATTCCTTCGTAAATCGTCGCTGTGTCTTCGCCATGGAGTTCCTCATGCCTCATTGAGAACTCTCCACTTTTCCGGGGCAAGTCCACACAGCGACTTCAGGGTCGATCCCCGGCCGTCCGGAACCGGGCGAGTAGCAGTCCGAGACGGCTTCGCGCAGCCAGGAAAGATCCAGGCCGCGATCGACGCGGACGAGGATGTGGTCGTCTGGAAGGAGGTCACGTAGCGACCCGCACATGTAGAGTTCGAGTTGATCACGCTCCTTCCGACCCAGCATCGCTGCCTCCGGCAAACCATCGACAGGGCCAGTGAATCAGGGGACACTGACTTCTTCAACAGCCCCACGCGGCAGCGCTGCCATGTCGCGTCAGAACCTTGGTGACGGCCGCCTTGATGCCCTCGTGTGCATCGGACACGACGAGCTTCACGCCGCGCAGGCCGCGCCGGGTCAGCTTGCGCAGGAACTCGGTCCAGATCGGTTCGGCTTCCGAGGTGCCGACCTCCATGCCGAGCACCTCGCGCCGGCCATCAGCGTTGACGCCGACGGCGATGATCACGGCGACGCTGACGATGCGCCCGCCGCGGCGGACCTTCAGGTAGGTCGCGTCGATCCAGAGATAGGGCCAGTCGCCCTCGATCGGTCGTTCGAGGAAGACCTTCACCTTGCCGTCGATCTCTTCGCAAAGCCTCGACACCTGGCTCTTGGAGATGCCGTCCATGCCCATCGCCTTGACCAGGTCGTCGACCGAACGGGTCGAGATGCCCTGGACATAGGCTTCCTGGATCACGGCCGTCAGGGCCTTCTCGGCCATGCGCCGCGGCTCGAGGAAGCCGGGAAAGTAGCTGCCCTTGCGCAGCCTGGGAATGCGCAGCTCGACGGTGCCGGCACGGGTATGCCAGTCCCTGTCGCGATAGCCGTTGCGCTGGGCGAGGCGCTCGGCGCTCTTCTCGCCATAGCCGGCGCCGGTCGCATTGCCGACCTCCAGTTCCATCAGCCGCTCGGCGGCAAAGCCGATCATCTCGCGCAACAGATCGGCGTCCGGGGTCTTCTCCAGAAGGCTGCGCAGGCTCATCATGTCGTCGGTCATCAGGGGATCTCCGGTTGCGGTTAGGTCTCGCAACCCAAGCCTAACCGGAAACCGCTGGTGACCACCGCGTCGCCGATCCCGTCCTACAGCGCAATCAAAGGCGCGGGCGAGATCGGCGACGCTACCGTCGAGCTACACCACGGGCGGGGACACGACCAAAAGCCCAGTCATCGACGCCGACGGCGGCCAGAGGATCGAGAGGTTTACGGGCCCGGCGCCGAACGACGCGAATCAGCGTATCGTTGCTGACAGGGATCATCAGGCGTTTGGCAAAGGCGGCGCCCGGTCTCCCTCCGAGGGCGAGGCCGAGATGATGGACGATGGCCTCCATGCGTCCGGTGCGACGCGACCGTTCCGGAGCCGTCACCCCGAAACGCTCGGCGAAGATCTTCCTGCGGCAACCAAGGCCGTCGCATCGGAAGCGTCGCGTCACCAGTCGGAGCTGGACGGCTCGACCGGCCAGAGGCAGGTCAGCCAAATGGCGGTGATATCGGCTATGGACGCGGCGGGAGGGACGGTCGCAAGAGGGGCACATCGCGACCTGCACACGCGCCGATGCCGTTACGATCAAGATGCCGTCCGCCGACTCCTGATGATCTACGGCAAGCCCGGGCGGGATGAGGGATGAAAGCGGCAGGCGACATGACATGGCAGCGATCTCCATTGAAATCGCCATTCCCATCTCCAAACTGCACCGAAGATGAGTCAGACCCAAAATTGCACGCCGAATGACAGGCGATGCCCGCGTCATACCCGCAAACCCCTCCGCTTTCGGTGGTTTTGACGCTTTGGCTGTCGATCACGCCGGCTGTCGGACTGGCCTCGCGCCCTTCCAACTCGCGAGCGCCGATGACCAGAAGGCCGTTGATCGTCGACAGCAGAGCGCTGTCACGCCAGCCGTAGAAATAGCCGCGAACCGTGGATACCGGCGGAAAATCGGCAGGCAGCATTCGCCACTGGCAACCACTCGAGGCAACGTAAAGGATGGCGTTCATCACCTCCCGTAGGCAGGTCGTCCGCGGCCTGCCGCCACGCTTGGCCGATGGCAGCATCGGCGCAATCAGCGCCCATTCCCTTTCCGTCAGGTCGCTTGGATAGCGAACGCATCTGCGGCTATGCTCAAGCCGAGCGGTATCATCCCAGGCCATTTCGATTCCCCATCGTCTCGACAACGTACGGGAATCACAACCTGCTGATATCGCTCAACTCCTTTTCGCTCGGGCTCTAAGGGCGAAGATTCATATATTAGTCAATGGTTTGATCTTTCGGAGAGGAGCTTTCCAAGTCAGACCTTGAAAGCCCGGGCAGCGGTTCTGACGAACCCTCTCTTCAGACGCGTGTGTACCAAGGCTGTATCGACGTTCATGGCGCACGATCGTGTCGTGGGACCGGCAATTCGACAGCCTCGCTCGCAAAAGAGGCCATGTCCGCCGGATCGAAGTCTCGAACCGCAGATAGCTGCCTTCCGCTGGTCGTGGCCGCTTTCATTGAGCGAGCCGTTCGGGCGCAACTCGCAATGTCACCACGAGGCCGCTTTCAGACCAGTTGTAGTTGATGGCACCTTGCAGGTGTCCCGTGACGCTGCGCTCAACAAGCTTGCTGCCGTATCCTCGCTTTCCGACCGGCTCCCGAACCTGCGGACCGCCGCTTTCCGTCCAGACAATTGTGACGGCCTCGTCATGTGCGGAGCAGGAGACATCGAGGGTTCCTGTGTCGACCGACAGCGCGCCGTATTTGAGGGAGTTCGTCGCCAGCTCATGGACGACGAGTGCCATGACGTTCGTTGCCGCATCCCCGACGCGCATCCGGGGCACCGAGACCCTGATCCGTCCGCTGAAGGCCCCGAGGTCGTCGTAGGGCGCCAGCAGCACAGTCAGCAGATCGCCCAGGAGCGACGACGCCGCCTCCGTCTGCCCGGCGACGGGACGAACGAGATCATGTGCCCGACCCAGGGCCATCAGCCTGAGGGTGAGTTCGTGGGCCATGTCGGATGTGGTCTTGGTCGATCGCGAGGTTATGGCCGTCAGTCCGGAGGCGATGGCGAGGAGGTTCTTCACCCGGTGGCTCATTTCACCGGCCAGGAGTTCGCGTCCTTCCTCGGCTTGCTTTCGACCCGTCACATCCAGAAAGATCCCAAACATCACCCGCTTCACGATGCCGGCATCATCCCCTTGCCCGCGCGCGGATATCCATTTGAGCTCTTCGCCGATCATGATCCGGAAGTCGATCTCGTAGGGGCCAATGATCGCACGCGTCGCGTTGAAAGCGGCCCGGACCCGGTCGCGGTCCGCGGGATGGATATGCGCCGACAGGTCCTCGAAGTTGACGTCGATGCCGCGCGGAATGCCCCAGAGGTCATATGCCGGGTCGTCCATCGCCAGCGCGTCGGTGTCGACATTCCAGGACCACAGCGTGACGCCGGCAGCTTCGATGGCCCGGACGAGGTTCTCCGGTTCCCACAGAAGGGGTTTCAGCTTGTCCGCGGTGTCGACCATATCCACTCCTTATCGCTTCCATGCCGTCGCTTGATGCCTCAGCTCTTCGGGATCGCTAAGAAAAGACCATTGGCAAATTGGTCATGCCGACGCAATCGCCCGGATGCTGCAAAAAGAGCGCCGTGCTTCCGGTTTCGATCAAGCGGCTTTTTAGGCTTTCGCCCGCGGCCCCTTCGTCGAAAGCGCCCGATGTCGCCCGTCCCACACCCTGAGGACATCGCCGCTCTCGAGGAGCGCAGTCCAATTGGCGAGATCGATAGGTCGCCGGGTCCCTCCGCCCCGCGCCGGCGAAGGGCTCCGGTTGCGGGTCGAATACGCCCTGTCTACTGTTACGCGAATGGGCGGGGCGGAATCGGCATGGCGGGCAGCGTAGAGGCGTTCATTGCGCGGTGGCAGGGACGCGAGGGCGGACAGGAGCGGGCGAACTACGGCCTGTTCCTGACCGAGCTCTGCACCGTCCTCGATCTTCCGCAGCCGGACCCGGCAGAGGCGACGTCGGAGGGGAACGACTACGTCTTCGAACGCGGTGTCCGGGAGACCGCGCGCGACGGGTCTTCCTCGGTCAAGCGCATCGACCTCTACAAGCGAAACTGCTTCATCCTGGAGGCTAAGCAGTCTGCCGCAGGAGGAGATCGGCGAGCTCCTGGCGGCTGCCGAGCGAAATTGGCGCGAGGTCGAGCCGGCCATCTTCGGCACGCTCCTCGAACAGGCGCTCGACCCGACCGAGCGTCGTCGCTTGGGCGCCCATTACACGCCGCTCGCCTATGTCGAGCGGCTGGTCATCGCGACCGTCATCTACCCGCTCCGGGCGGACTGGGCAGAGGTCCTGTCGACCGCAGAGCGCCAGAAGGCGGCCGGTCGCGGCAAGGACGCGATCGCGACCGTCCAGGCGTTCCACGACAGGCTCTGCGAGTCGAAGGTGCTCGACCCTGCCTGCGGCACCGGAAACTTTCTCTACGTCTCGCTCGAACTGATGAAGCGGCTGGAGGGCGAGGCGCTGGAGGCCGTCGCCGATCTCGGCGGGCAGGAAGCCCTGACGGGCCTTGCCAGCCACACGGTCGACCCGCACCGAGTTCCTCGGGATGGAGCTGAACCCCCGCGCCGCCGCCATCGCCGAACTCGTGCTCTGGATCGGCCATCTGCATTGGCATGTCCGCACCAAGGGCGGCGAGCTGGGCGAGCCGATCCTGAAGGCGTTCCACAACATCAGGGCGATGGATGCCGTGCTCACCTGGGACGGCTATCCCCGCACCACGGTCGTCGACGGCCGCGAGACCTACCCGAACCCGAAGCGTCCGGACTGGCCGAAGGCGGACTTCATTGTCGGCAACCCGCCCTTCATCGGCGGCAAGGACCTGCGCGCCCGCATGCCGCCCGGCAAGGTCGAGGCGCTCTGGGCCGCGCACAAGCACATGAACGAGAGCGCCGACCTCGTGATGAATTGGTGGGACCGCGCCGCCGAAATCCTCCTGAAGAAGGGCACGCCCCTCCGCCGCTTTGGCTTCGTAACGACGAACTCGATCAGCCAGCTGTTCCAGCGCCGGGTGATGGAAAAGTACCTGACGACGAAGAAGCCGCTGTCGATCGTCATGGCGATCCCGGATCACCCGAGGACGAAGCAAACGCGTGACGCCGCCGCCGTGCGCATCGCGATGAACGTGGCGGAGGCGGGGAAGAAGGAGGGGCTGCTCTACGAGGTGACGTCGGAGGCGCGTATCGACACGGACGCGCGGATGATCGGATTGCGCGAGTTGGCGGGGGCGGTGAATTCGGATTTGACGGAAGGGGTGGATGTGACGAAGGCGTTGCCCCTTTGTCAAACGAAGGCATCTGCTCGCCGGGCGTGAAGCTTCACGGATCAGGCTTTATCGTCGCGCCAGAACATGCCGTCGCCCTTGGTCTCGGTCGAAGGCAGGGGCTGAAAAACCATATTCGCGAGTATCGCAACGGCAGAGACCTGACCGCTCGCTCGCGCGGCGTGATGGTGATCGATCCCTTTGGGCTTACCGCAGACGCGGTTCGAGACCGATTTCCAGAGGTCTATCAGCATCTCCTGCGAACCGCGAAGCCAGATCGGGAAGCGCAGTTCGCAAAGTCCGCAACGAAGGATTCCGAAGGCTATCTGCGATCCTGGTGGCTCTTCGGAAAGCCGCGGCAGGAACTGCGACAAGCCATGGCGCCCCTCCCACCCTATGTCGCCACCGTCGAAACAACCAAGCACCGCGGTTTCCGCTACTCGATGCCTCGATAGTGCCCGACAACATGCTTGTTGCCGCCGCCATCGCCGATGCCTTTGCGATCGGCATCTTTTCCTCGCGCGTCCACGCGATCTTCGCGCTTCGCGCCGGCGGCTGGTTGGGGATCTGCAACGACCCGCGCTACTCGAAATCCCGCTGATTCGACCCTTTCCCATTCCCCGTCGCGTCCGACTCCCAAAAATCCACCATCCGCGCCATCGCCGAAGACCTCGACGCCCACCGCAAGCGCGTTCTCGCGGACCACGCGCATCTGACCCTGACGGGCCTCTACAACGTCCTCGAACGCCTGCGCGCAGGCATCAAGCCTGCCGATCTCGACCCGAAGGAGCGCATGATCTTCGACGACGGCCTCGTGCTGATCCTGAAAGAGCTGCACGACCGCCTCGCTGTCGCGGTGGCCGAGGCCTATGGCTGGCCGGTCGACCTTCCGGAGGAGGACCTGCTCGGCCGGCTCGTCGCCTTGAACAAGGAGCGGGCGAAGGAGGAGAAGCGCGGGCTCGTGAGCTGGCTGCGTCCGGACTACCATATCCCGTGCTTCGCTCGGAAAAGGAGAAGGCCAAGCAGATCGAAGCCGATCTCGGGGGCGCGACGGAGAGTGCGGCGCCGGGGGCCAGGGAAGCCTTTCCGAAGGGCGAACTGGAGCAGACCGTCGCTAACATGGCCGCGCTCGCTTATGCAGGCGGCCCCTTGATGCCGCGACGACTGCTGCCGGCTTCAATCCCGGCCGCAACGTCCGCTCGGCCGTCGCCGACGTTCTCGTCGCGCTCTACCGCATGGGGCAGGCGGCCTCGTCCGACGGCGGCAAGACGTTCACCCTGAGACGGGCGGCATGACATGGCGGCATGAAGACGGGGCAATGACGGCGGATATTCCGAGAACCGATTCCTTCTATCGGTTCGTGATCGTCGCGCTCGATGCCATGGGCGGTTCCGGATCGGTCAGCGAGATCGACGACCGGGTGGCGGCCGACCTGAAACTCGGCCAGGATATGCTGGACCAGACCTATAAGAAAACGGGCGTCGCCATCGTCGCCGACCACATCGCCTGGGCGCCCTCCTATCTCAAGATCGCCGGCCTTGCCGACAATCCCTCGCGCGGCATCTGGATCCTGATCGACGACGGCCGCAAGGCGCTCGGCGTCGACGACCGCGTGCTGCGCAGGGTCGTCTCCGAAGCCGCCAAGGCGCGCGCCAAAAAGGAGGGCGGTAAGGCGATTGCCGAGGACCGTCACGAAATCCTCGAGGCGAACGGGCCGGTCCCCCGAGACGAGGCTTCGCCGCTCTGGTCCGACCGGCCGCTCGCCATTCTCCTCGCGATCAAGCCCGATGCCTTCGAGCGTCTCTGCCAGCGCGTGCTGCGGGAATCGGGTTTCACCAAGGTCGACGTGACCGGCCGTTCCGGTGACGGCGGCATCGACGGCAGCGGCGTGCTGCGCATGAACCTCGTCTCCTTCACCGTTCAGTGCAAGCGCTGGCAGGGCTCGGTCGGCTCGGGCGTCGTGCGCGACTTCCGCGGCGCCATGGTCGGCCGTTCCGACAAGGGCCTCATCATCACCACCTCGACCTTCACCGCCGATGCGAGGCGGGAGGCGACGCGCGCCGGCGCGCCGGCGATCAACCTCGTCGACGGAGAGACGCTCTGCGATCTCCTGCGCTGTTGATTTCCACCCGGAACTGACCCGGGACAGCGCCTGATTTCCACTGAGATTTGACCCATGTGACCTTTCCCCGAGCGCGGCGAGCGAGGGGACAATGGAGTGATCTACATGGGACTTTTGAACGTCATCCGCCGCTTGGCTTTGCGAGAGAAGCTACCGATCCGAGAGATAGCCAGGCGGACCGGGCTCTCGCGGAACACCATCAAGAAGTATCTGAAGGCCGGCACGATCGAGCCGAAGTTCTCGGTGCCGGAGCGGCCGAGCAAGCTCGACCCGTTCTCCGACAAGCTTGCAGCCTGGCTGAAGGCCGAAGCATCAAAGTCACGTAAGCAGCGCCGGCCTTTGACGCACTTGCATGCAGATCTCGTCGCTCTCGGGTTCACCGGTTCCTACAACCGTGTGGCCGCGTTCGCCCGCGAATGGCTTGCGGAGCGGCAGCGCGAGCAGCAAACGACAGGGCGCGGCATCTTCGTTCCCCTGTCTTTCCGCCCCGGCGAAGCCTTCCAGTTCGACTGGAGCGAGGACCATGCGGTGATCGGCGGCGACCGCACCAGGCTTCAGGTCGCGCATATCAAGCTGGCGCACAGCCGAGTGTTCCTCGTCCGTGCCTATCTGCTCCAGACCCACGAGATGCTGTTTGACGCTCATTGGCACGCCTTCCGCGTCTTCGGCGGCGTGCCTGAGCGCGGCATCTACGACAACATGAGAACGGCGGTAGACCGCGTCGGACGCGGCAAGGAACGCCAGATCAACCTGCGTTTCCTCGCCATGACAAACCACTATGTCTTCAAGCCGGAGTTCTGCAATCCGGCCTCTGGTTGGGAGAAAGGGCAAGTCGAGAAGAACGTGCAGGATGCGCGGCCGCGTCTGTGGCAGCCGATGCCGAACTTTCCCGATCTCGCCACGCTGAATGCCTGGCTCGAGCAGCGTTGTCTGGAGCTCTGGCGGGAGATCCCACATGGCCGTCTTGCCGGGACCGTCGCCGATGTCTGGGCCGAAGAGCAGCCCACCTTGATGTCGCTACCGCCTGCCTTCGACGGGTTCGTCGAGCAGAGCAAGCGCGTCTCGCCTACTTGCCTGATCAGCTTCGAACGCAACCGCTACAGCGTGCCGGCTTCTTTTGCGAACAGGCCCGTCAGCCTCCGTGTCTACCCGGATCGTCTGGTCATTGCGGCCGAGGGGCAAATCTTGTGCGAGCATGAACGGCGGATCGAGCGATCGCATCATCTGCCGCCGCGAACGATCTACGACTGGCATCATTATCTGGCGGTGATCCAGCGCAAGCCCGGCGCGCTGCGCAACGGTGCTCCTTTCGCTGAACTGCCGTCAGGCTTCCGGCGATTGCAGGATCAGATGTTGCGACGGCCCGGTGGCGATCGCGAGATGGTCGATATCCTTGCCCTGGTCCTGCACCATGATGAGCAGGCGGTGCTGGCCGCAGTGGAGCTGGCACTGTCAGAGGGGGTCGCCACCAAGACCCACGTGCTCAACATCCTGCACCGTCTGATCGACGGAAAGACGATCGACGGCCCGGCCATCGACACGCCGCAAACGCTGCTGCTGCGCCGAGAGCCCAAGGCCAATGTCGAGCGCTACGACGATTTGCGCGCCCGCAGGAGTGGAGGCCGCCATGCGTCATGATCCCGCCAGCGGCGCCGTCGTCATCATGCTGCGCAGCCTCAAGATGTATGGCATGGCCCAGGCCGTCACCGACCTGATTGAGCAAGGCGCGCCTGCCTTCGAAGCCGCCGTGCCGATCCTGACGCAGCTCCTCAAGGCCGAGATGGCGGAACGCGAGGTGCGCTCGATCGCCTATCACATGAAGGCAGCACGCTTCCCGGCCTACAAGGATCTGGCGGGCTTCGACTTCTCAGCCAGCGAGATCAACGAGGCCACGGTGCGCCAGCTCCATCGCTGCGAGTTCATCGAAGGAATGGAGAATGTCGTGCTGATCGGCGG
Coding sequences within it:
- a CDS encoding sensor histidine kinase, with amino-acid sequence MVDTADKLKPLLWEPENLVRAIEAAGVTLWSWNVDTDALAMDDPAYDLWGIPRGIDVNFEDLSAHIHPADRDRVRAAFNATRAIIGPYEIDFRIMIGEELKWISARGQGDDAGIVKRVMFGIFLDVTGRKQAEEGRELLAGEMSHRVKNLLAIASGLTAITSRSTKTTSDMAHELTLRLMALGRAHDLVRPVAGQTEAASSLLGDLLTVLLAPYDDLGAFSGRIRVSVPRMRVGDAATNVMALVVHELATNSLKYGALSVDTGTLDVSCSAHDEAVTIVWTESGGPQVREPVGKRGYGSKLVERSVTGHLQGAINYNWSESGLVVTLRVAPERLAQ
- a CDS encoding restriction endonuclease produces the protein MTADIPRTDSFYRFVIVALDAMGGSGSVSEIDDRVAADLKLGQDMLDQTYKKTGVAIVADHIAWAPSYLKIAGLADNPSRGIWILIDDGRKALGVDDRVLRRVVSEAAKARAKKEGGKAIAEDRHEILEANGPVPRDEASPLWSDRPLAILLAIKPDAFERLCQRVLRESGFTKVDVTGRSGDGGIDGSGVLRMNLVSFTVQCKRWQGSVGSGVVRDFRGAMVGRSDKGLIITTSTFTADARREATRAGAPAINLVDGETLCDLLRC
- a CDS encoding DNA methyltransferase codes for the protein MELNPRAAAIAELVLWIGHLHWHVRTKGGELGEPILKAFHNIRAMDAVLTWDGYPRTTVVDGRETYPNPKRPDWPKADFIVGNPPFIGGKDLRARMPPGKVEALWAAHKHMNESADLVMNWWDRAAEILLKKGTPLRRFGFVTTNSISQLFQRRVMEKYLTTKKPLSIVMAIPDHPRTKQTRDAAAVRIAMNVAEAGKKEGLLYEVTSEARIDTDARMIGLRELAGAVNSDLTEGVDVTKALPLCQTKASARRA
- a CDS encoding transposase family protein, with the protein product MAISMEIAAMSCRLPLSSLIPPGLAVDHQESADGILIVTASARVQVAMCPSCDRPSRRVHSRYHRHLADLPLAGRAVQLRLVTRRFRCDGLGCRRKIFAERFGVTAPERSRRTGRMEAIVHHLGLALGGRPGAAFAKRLMIPVSNDTLIRVVRRRARKPLDPLAAVGVDDWAFGRVPARGVARR
- the istA gene encoding IS21 family transposase, with the translated sequence MGLLNVIRRLALREKLPIREIARRTGLSRNTIKKYLKAGTIEPKFSVPERPSKLDPFSDKLAAWLKAEASKSRKQRRPLTHLHADLVALGFTGSYNRVAAFAREWLAERQREQQTTGRGIFVPLSFRPGEAFQFDWSEDHAVIGGDRTRLQVAHIKLAHSRVFLVRAYLLQTHEMLFDAHWHAFRVFGGVPERGIYDNMRTAVDRVGRGKERQINLRFLAMTNHYVFKPEFCNPASGWEKGQVEKNVQDARPRLWQPMPNFPDLATLNAWLEQRCLELWREIPHGRLAGTVADVWAEEQPTLMSLPPAFDGFVEQSKRVSPTCLISFERNRYSVPASFANRPVSLRVYPDRLVIAAEGQILCEHERRIERSHHLPPRTIYDWHHYLAVIQRKPGALRNGAPFAELPSGFRRLQDQMLRRPGGDREMVDILALVLHHDEQAVLAAVELALSEGVATKTHVLNILHRLIDGKTIDGPAIDTPQTLLLRREPKANVERYDDLRARRSGGRHAS